One window from the genome of Anolis sagrei isolate rAnoSag1 chromosome 4, rAnoSag1.mat, whole genome shotgun sequence encodes:
- the PET117 gene encoding protein PET117 homolog, mitochondrial: MSTASKVVLGASLLLSGGVVAGVHLQQRRLQERLREGVLRDFERQNHKQEYINLLEERSALIQQREMESKIQVLKKC, translated from the exons ATGTCGACGGCCTCCAAAGTGGTGCTGGGGGCCTCGCTGCTGCTCTCCGGCGGGGTCGTGGCGGGCGTCCACCTCCAGCAGAGGCGCCTGCAAGAG AGGCTACGCGAAGGAGTGTTGAGAGACTTTGAGAGACAGAATCATAAACAAGAATATATTAACCTTTTGGAGGAACGTTCTGCCTTGATCCAACAACGTGAAATGGAAAGCAAAATTCAAGTGCTCAAAAAATGCTAA